A genomic window from Cryobacterium sp. SO2 includes:
- a CDS encoding Lrp/AsnC family transcriptional regulator gives MSSNGRGSAGKPGSAGKTGSAGKTAQLDEVSKKIIEQLQVDGRRSYAEIGKAVGLSEAAVRQRVQKLTEAGVMQVVAVTDPMQLGFYRQAMIGIRATGDTRVLADQLAEIPAVDYVVLTAGSFDILAEVVCENDDELIALLNSQIRLLEGVVSTETFVYLKLHKQLYNWGTR, from the coding sequence ATGAGCAGCAATGGACGCGGCAGTGCGGGCAAACCGGGCAGTGCCGGCAAAACGGGCAGTGCCGGCAAAACGGCGCAACTGGACGAGGTGTCCAAGAAGATCATCGAACAGCTCCAGGTCGACGGTCGGCGCTCGTACGCTGAGATCGGCAAGGCCGTCGGGCTCAGCGAGGCCGCCGTGCGCCAGCGGGTGCAGAAGCTCACCGAGGCCGGAGTCATGCAGGTCGTGGCGGTGACCGACCCGATGCAGCTGGGTTTCTACCGGCAGGCCATGATCGGCATCCGCGCCACCGGCGACACCCGCGTGCTGGCCGATCAGCTCGCCGAGATCCCCGCCGTCGACTACGTGGTGCTCACGGCCGGCTCCTTCGACATCCTGGCCGAGGTGGTCTGCGAGAACGACGACGAACTGATCGCCCTGCTCAACTCACAGATCCGCCTGCTTGAGGGGGTCGTCTCGACCGAGACCTTCGTCTATCTCAAGCTTCACAAACAGTTGTACAACTGGGGAACACGGTAA